Proteins encoded by one window of Labrus bergylta chromosome 2, fLabBer1.1, whole genome shotgun sequence:
- the araf gene encoding serine/threonine-protein kinase A-Raf isoform X2 has protein sequence MSSTSSSYSSSGETSPEDLPRGGGTIRVYLPNKQRTVVNVRQGQTVHESLDKALKVRGLSQECCAVFRLLEGRKRLTDWDTDITPLVGEELLVEVLDDIPLTMHNFVRKTFFKLAYCDFCHKFLFNGFRCQTCGYKFHQHCSSKVPTVCVDMDTVSKRMDLLSPTSAFHFPLPAGDGQSLQRHRSTSTPNVHMVSTVGPAGVSIIEEALKMNNTIGPEPSPKPSTSPPSHLGSPGRRPPKSPSEHKERKSSSSDDKKKVHRGGYRDSSYYWEVHSREVNIQKRIGAGSFGTVFKGKWHGDVAIKILKVTEPTPEQLQAFKNEMQVLRKTRHVNILLFMGYMTKPNFAIITQWCEGSSLYRHLHVTETKFDTMRRIDVARQTAQGMDYLHAKNIIHRDLKSNNIFLHEGWTVKIGDFGLATVKSRWSGSQQVEQPSGSILWMAPEVIRMQDTNPYTFQSDVYGYGVVLFELMSGTLPYCNINNRDQIIFMVGRGYLSPDLSKLSSTSPKSMKRLIVDCLKFKRDERPLFPQILVAIEQVQDLLPKIERSRSEPSLHRAVHAEDLNPLLFHTTRLMPL, from the exons atgtcctccacctcctcctcctactcctcctcggGAGAGACTAGTCCGGAGGATCTACCCCGAGGTGGGGGCACTATCCGAGTCTACCTCCCAAACAAGCAGAGGACAGTG gtGAATGTTCGCCAGGGACAAACTGTGCACGAGAGCTTAGATAAAGCCCTCAAAGTGAGAGGCCTAAGCCAGGAGTGCTGCGCTGTATTTCGCCTTCTTGAAGG CCGTAAGAGACTGACAGATTGGGACacagacatcactcctctggtCGGAGAGGAGCTTTTAGTTGAGGTCTTAGATGATATTCCACTTACCATGCACAACTTT GTACGGAAAACCTTCTTCAAGCTGGCTTACTGTGATTTCTGCCACAAGTTTCTTTTTAACGGCTTCAGATGTCAGACATGTGGATATAAATTTCACCAGCACTGCAGTAGCAAGGTCCCTactgtgtgtgtggacatgGATACAGTGAGCAAACG GATGGACCTCCTGTCCCCGACCTCGGCTTTCCACTTCCCCTTGCCGGCTGGAGACGGCCAGTCTCTACAAAGGCATCGCTCCACCTCCACACCTAATGTTCATATGGTTAGCACAGTGGGCCCTGCTGGCGTCAGCATCATAGAG GAAGCACTAAAAATGAACAACACAATAg GTCCTGAGCCCTCGCCGAAGCCCTCCACCAGCCCACCGTCTCATCTGGGCTCTCCTGGTAGGAGACCTCCCAAGTCTCCCTCAGAGCACAAGGAGCGCAAGTCCTCCTCATCGgacgataaaaaaaaagtg CACCGAGGGGGCTACAGAGACTCGAGTTACTACTGGGAGGTTCACTCGCGAGAAGTCAACATTCAGAAGAGAATAGGAGCTGGATCTTTTGGAACAGTCTTTAAGGGCAAGTGGCACGGAGACGTAGCGATTAAGATCCTTAAAGTCACTGAGCCGACACCCGAGCAGTTACAGGCtttcaaaaatgaaatgcaGGTCTTAAG GAAGACCCGCCACGTCAACATCCTGCTGTTCATGGGCTACATGACTAAGCCCAACTTCGCCATCATCACGCAGTGGTGTGAAGGCAGCAGCCTGTATCGCCATCTGCATGTCACAGAAACCAAGTTTGACACTATGCGTCGCATCGATGTGGCCAGACAGACGGCACAGGGCATGGA tTATCTTCATGCAAAGAACATCATCCACCGAGATCTGAAGTCAAACA ATATTTTTCTCCACGAGGGCTGGACTGTCAAGATCGGTGACTTTGGCTTGGCCACAGTGAAGTCTCGATGGAGCGGCTCTCAACAGGTTGAACAACCCAGTGGATCCATTCTGTGGATG GCACCTGAGGTGATCCGAATGCAGGACACAAACCCCTATACATTCCAGTCTGATGTATACGGCTACGGAGTGGTGCTGTTTGAGCTGATGTCAGGGACCCTGCCTTACTGCAATATCAACAACAGAGACCAG ATAATCTTTATGGTTGGACGCGGTTACTTGTCTCCAGACCTCAGCAAGCTGTCTAGTACCTCACCCAAGTCAATGAAAAGGCTCATCGTCGACTGCTTGAAGTTCAAACGGGACGAGAGGCCGCTGTTTCCACAG ATCTTGGTAGCCATCGAGCAGGTGCAAGATCTGCTGCCAAAAATTGAGCGGAGTCGCTCGGAGCCGTCGCTCCATCGGGCCGTCCATGCTGAGGATCTGAACCCCCTCCTGTTCCACACCACCAGGCTAATGCCCCTCTAG
- the imp4 gene encoding U3 small nucleolar ribonucleoprotein protein IMP4, with protein MLRREVRLRREYLYRKAQEDRLRTIEEKKQKLKGALDENRLLPTEVRKDALQLQSLLEYDDEGAEGVSSHMDDEYKWAGVEDPKVMVTTSRDPSSRLKMFAKEVKLMFPGAQRMNRGNHEIAALVGACKANNVTDLVIVHETRGQPDGLVVCHLPFGPTAYFTLYNVVMRHDVPDIGTMSEAYPHLIFHNFTSRLGKRVSNILKYLFPVPKEDSRRVITFANQEDFITFRHHTYKKTDHKNVELTEVGPRFEMKLYMIKLGTLENESTADVEWRHHAYTHTAKKRRFLSVQ; from the exons ATG CTTCGTCGGGAGGTGAGACTGAGACGAGAGTACCTGTACAGGAAGGCACAAGAGGACAGGCTCCGGACCATTgaggagaagaaacagaagCTGAAGGGCGCACTTGATG AAAATCGTCTTCTACCAACCGAGGTACGCAAAGACGCTCTGCAGCTCCAGTCCCTGCTGGAGTATGACGACGAAGGGGCAGAAG GGGTCAGCTCACACATGGACGATGAGTACAAGTGGGCTGGAGTTGAAGACCCTAAAGTCATGGTCACCACGTCCAGGGACCCGAGCTCCAGACTCAAAATGTTTGCCAAG GAGGTGAAGCTGATGTTCCCTGGAGCTCAGCGTATGAACAGAGGAAACCACGAGATCGCTGCTCTTGTGGGAGCCTGCAAAGCCAACAACGTCACAGACCTCGTCATCGTTCATGAAACAAGAGGACAGCCAG ATGGCCTTGTGGTGTGCCACCTGCCATTTGGACCCACAGCTTATTTCACACTCTACAACGTGGTGATGAGGCACGATGTTCCAGACATAGGCACGATGTCGGAGGCCTACCCTCATCTAATTTTTCACAACTTCACCTCACGACTCGGCAAGAGG GTATCGAATATCCTCAAGTATCTCTTTCCAGTGCCGAAGGAGGACAGCCGGCGTGTAATCACATTCGCCAACCAAGAAGACTTCATCACTTTCAG GCATCATACctacaaaaaaacagaccacAAGAACGTTGAGCTGACAGAAGTAGGACCCAGGTTTGAGATGAAAT TGTATATGATCAAACTCGGCACCCTGGAGAACGAGAGCACCGCAGATGTCGAGTGGCGTCACCATGCATATACACACACGGCGAAGAAAAGGAGGTTCCTCAGCGTGCAATAG
- the si:ch211-102c2.4 gene encoding uncharacterized protein si:ch211-102c2.4, producing MHALILILLFAVGACEEVYRQKLTCPYELKNESLQRVWCRQSSADCCTGFTFGESAHVLDGGKLEVTQGLASFTVSVLVPSHGEGVYWCGLLGKNNTIIKVAEGYLHHSAASGHHIWSIIRWILLLLLLMVTTFANLYSRATSRHMFKKEEELYDDIDIPQIEEAIYELE from the exons ATGCATGCGCTCATATTGATTCTCCTTTTTGCTGTag GTGCCTGTGAAGAAGTGTATAGGCAGAAGCTGACATGTCCCTATGAGTTAAAGAACGAGAGCCTGCAGAGGGTTTGGTGCAGGCAGAGCTCGGCTGACTGTTGCACCGGCTTCACCTTTGGCGAGAGCGCCCACGTCTTGGATGGAGGCAAACTGGAGGTTACTCAAGGCTTGGCCTCTTTCACCGTGTCAGTGCTGGTGCCCAGCCATGGAGAGGGAGTGTACTGGTGTGGTTTGCTGGGCAAAAATAACACCATCATCAAGGTGGCTGAGGGCTACCTTCACCACT CTGCAGCCTCTGGTCATCACATCTGGAGCATCATTCGCTGGATTCTGCTGCTTCTGTTGCTCATGGTGACCACATTCGCCAACCTTTACTCCAGAG caacatCCAGACACATGTTCAAG AAAGAAGAGGAGCTTTATGATGATATTGATATTCCACAGATTGAAGAAGCAATCTATGAACTGGAGTGA
- the araf gene encoding serine/threonine-protein kinase A-Raf isoform X1 yields MSSTSSSYSSSGETSPEDLPRGGGTIRVYLPNKQRTVVNVRQGQTVHESLDKALKVRGLSQECCAVFRLLEGRKRLTDWDTDITPLVGEELLVEVLDDIPLTMHNFVRKTFFKLAYCDFCHKFLFNGFRCQTCGYKFHQHCSSKVPTVCVDMDTVSKRCDSTTCTYEYPQILLPDNSPSQSNLALTPEPSGMDLLSPTSAFHFPLPAGDGQSLQRHRSTSTPNVHMVSTVGPAGVSIIEEALKMNNTIGPEPSPKPSTSPPSHLGSPGRRPPKSPSEHKERKSSSSDDKKKVHRGGYRDSSYYWEVHSREVNIQKRIGAGSFGTVFKGKWHGDVAIKILKVTEPTPEQLQAFKNEMQVLRKTRHVNILLFMGYMTKPNFAIITQWCEGSSLYRHLHVTETKFDTMRRIDVARQTAQGMDYLHAKNIIHRDLKSNNIFLHEGWTVKIGDFGLATVKSRWSGSQQVEQPSGSILWMAPEVIRMQDTNPYTFQSDVYGYGVVLFELMSGTLPYCNINNRDQIIFMVGRGYLSPDLSKLSSTSPKSMKRLIVDCLKFKRDERPLFPQILVAIEQVQDLLPKIERSRSEPSLHRAVHAEDLNPLLFHTTRLMPL; encoded by the exons atgtcctccacctcctcctcctactcctcctcggGAGAGACTAGTCCGGAGGATCTACCCCGAGGTGGGGGCACTATCCGAGTCTACCTCCCAAACAAGCAGAGGACAGTG gtGAATGTTCGCCAGGGACAAACTGTGCACGAGAGCTTAGATAAAGCCCTCAAAGTGAGAGGCCTAAGCCAGGAGTGCTGCGCTGTATTTCGCCTTCTTGAAGG CCGTAAGAGACTGACAGATTGGGACacagacatcactcctctggtCGGAGAGGAGCTTTTAGTTGAGGTCTTAGATGATATTCCACTTACCATGCACAACTTT GTACGGAAAACCTTCTTCAAGCTGGCTTACTGTGATTTCTGCCACAAGTTTCTTTTTAACGGCTTCAGATGTCAGACATGTGGATATAAATTTCACCAGCACTGCAGTAGCAAGGTCCCTactgtgtgtgtggacatgGATACAGTGAGCAAACG GTGTGATTCCACTACCTGCACATATGAGTACCCACAGATTCTATTGCCAGATAACTCCCCTTCGCAGAGCAACCTAGCCTTAACCCCCGAGCCTTCTGG GATGGACCTCCTGTCCCCGACCTCGGCTTTCCACTTCCCCTTGCCGGCTGGAGACGGCCAGTCTCTACAAAGGCATCGCTCCACCTCCACACCTAATGTTCATATGGTTAGCACAGTGGGCCCTGCTGGCGTCAGCATCATAGAG GAAGCACTAAAAATGAACAACACAATAg GTCCTGAGCCCTCGCCGAAGCCCTCCACCAGCCCACCGTCTCATCTGGGCTCTCCTGGTAGGAGACCTCCCAAGTCTCCCTCAGAGCACAAGGAGCGCAAGTCCTCCTCATCGgacgataaaaaaaaagtg CACCGAGGGGGCTACAGAGACTCGAGTTACTACTGGGAGGTTCACTCGCGAGAAGTCAACATTCAGAAGAGAATAGGAGCTGGATCTTTTGGAACAGTCTTTAAGGGCAAGTGGCACGGAGACGTAGCGATTAAGATCCTTAAAGTCACTGAGCCGACACCCGAGCAGTTACAGGCtttcaaaaatgaaatgcaGGTCTTAAG GAAGACCCGCCACGTCAACATCCTGCTGTTCATGGGCTACATGACTAAGCCCAACTTCGCCATCATCACGCAGTGGTGTGAAGGCAGCAGCCTGTATCGCCATCTGCATGTCACAGAAACCAAGTTTGACACTATGCGTCGCATCGATGTGGCCAGACAGACGGCACAGGGCATGGA tTATCTTCATGCAAAGAACATCATCCACCGAGATCTGAAGTCAAACA ATATTTTTCTCCACGAGGGCTGGACTGTCAAGATCGGTGACTTTGGCTTGGCCACAGTGAAGTCTCGATGGAGCGGCTCTCAACAGGTTGAACAACCCAGTGGATCCATTCTGTGGATG GCACCTGAGGTGATCCGAATGCAGGACACAAACCCCTATACATTCCAGTCTGATGTATACGGCTACGGAGTGGTGCTGTTTGAGCTGATGTCAGGGACCCTGCCTTACTGCAATATCAACAACAGAGACCAG ATAATCTTTATGGTTGGACGCGGTTACTTGTCTCCAGACCTCAGCAAGCTGTCTAGTACCTCACCCAAGTCAATGAAAAGGCTCATCGTCGACTGCTTGAAGTTCAAACGGGACGAGAGGCCGCTGTTTCCACAG ATCTTGGTAGCCATCGAGCAGGTGCAAGATCTGCTGCCAAAAATTGAGCGGAGTCGCTCGGAGCCGTCGCTCCATCGGGCCGTCCATGCTGAGGATCTGAACCCCCTCCTGTTCCACACCACCAGGCTAATGCCCCTCTAG